In Oceanobacillus sp. FSL K6-2867, one DNA window encodes the following:
- a CDS encoding ring-cleaving dioxygenase, which translates to MNQLQGMHHVTAITSSAEKNYEFFTFTLGMRLVKKTVNQDDIQTYHLFFADDEGNAGTDMTFFDFPGIPKGIHGTNEIAKTSFRVPSDAALEYWVKRFDRLEVKHTGIKEQFGKKTLSFVDFDEQHYQLISDELNKGVASGTPWKNGPVPLEYAITGLGPIFVRIAQFDYFKEVLEKVFGFKEIGQENDFHLFEVGEGGNGAQVVVEHNTVLQVARQGYGTVHHAAFAVEDRAELDEWNKRMQGFGFQTSGFVDRFFFGSLYARVAPQILFEFATNGPGFMGDEPYETLGEKLSLPPFLEKKREQIEKMVRPIDTVRSTMQFEKEYE; encoded by the coding sequence ATGAACCAATTACAAGGAATGCATCATGTTACTGCTATTACAAGCAGTGCTGAAAAGAACTATGAATTTTTTACGTTTACATTAGGAATGCGTCTCGTTAAAAAAACGGTTAATCAAGATGATATTCAAACCTATCATTTATTCTTTGCTGATGATGAAGGAAATGCTGGAACAGATATGACATTTTTCGATTTTCCGGGGATACCGAAAGGAATCCATGGAACGAATGAAATAGCTAAAACCTCTTTCCGGGTACCAAGTGATGCAGCTTTGGAATATTGGGTAAAACGTTTTGATCGTCTTGAAGTAAAACATACAGGCATCAAAGAACAATTTGGTAAGAAGACACTCTCTTTTGTTGATTTTGATGAGCAGCATTATCAATTAATATCAGATGAACTTAATAAAGGTGTCGCTTCTGGAACACCTTGGAAAAATGGGCCAGTTCCATTAGAATATGCAATTACTGGGTTAGGACCAATTTTTGTCCGGATTGCTCAATTTGATTATTTTAAAGAGGTGCTCGAAAAAGTATTCGGGTTTAAAGAAATTGGACAAGAAAATGATTTTCATCTATTTGAAGTTGGAGAGGGCGGAAATGGAGCACAGGTAGTCGTTGAACATAATACGGTGCTGCAGGTTGCGCGTCAGGGCTATGGTACAGTACACCACGCTGCCTTCGCAGTAGAGGATCGTGCTGAACTCGATGAGTGGAACAAACGTATGCAGGGATTTGGCTTCCAAACATCAGGCTTTGTTGATCGTTTCTTCTTTGGATCGCTCTATGCCCGTGTTGCACCACAAATTTTATTTGAATTTGCAACAAATGGACCTGGATTTATGGGGGATGAGCCATATGAAACGCTCGGTGAAAAACTCTCATTGCCGCCATTCCTCGAGAAAAAACGTGAACAGATTGAAAAAATGGTACGTCCAATTGATACAGTGAGAAGTACGATGCAATTTGAAAAAGAATACGAGTAA